The following coding sequences lie in one Drosophila sechellia strain sech25 unplaced genomic scaffold, ASM438219v1 U_365, whole genome shotgun sequence genomic window:
- the LOC6621381 gene encoding 23 kDa integral membrane protein: protein MDCGTSMVKYILFIFNTIVSIIGILSIVYGVLILKSIGTIEVNGQVGFPPQALMPIILISLGSIVVFISFLGCCGAIRESVCMTMSYAVFLLILLILQLTLVILLFTNKEKFENAMGNVIENAWMADTTHKDGVFDTIQKSLHCCGSSSALDYVAKGELLPSSCCSGSCLNPANYYPGCRGKFIKLMTAGSENAKYVGIGLIGVELIGFIFACCLANNVRNYKRRNAY from the coding sequence ATGGACTGCGGCACATCTATGGTCAAATACATCCTCTTCATATTCAACACCATTGTGTCGATTATCGGAATCTTGAGCATTGTTTATGGCGTGCTGATTCTGAAAAGCATCGGTACAATCGAAGTTAATGGACAAGTGGGCTTCCCGCCACAGGCTCTCATGCCGATCATTCTTATCAGCTTGGGCTCGATTGTGGTCTTCATTTCATTCCTGGGATGCTGCGGTGCCATTCGCGAATCCGTCTGCATGACCATGAGCTATGCCGTCTTCTTGTTGATCCTGCTGATCCTGCAGCTGACGCTCGTTATTCTGCTGTTTACCAACAAGGAGAAGTTTGAGAACGCAATGGGAAACGTTATCGAGAATGCATGGATGGCAGACACTACTCATAAGGATGGTGTCTTCGATACCATTCAGAAATCGTTGCACTGCTGCGGATCAAGCTCTGCTCTGGACTATGTTGCCAAGGGAGAACTGCTGCCCTCAAGTTGTTGCAGCGGCTCGTGCCTGAACCCGGCCAACTACTACCCGGGATGCCGTGGAAAGTTCATCAAATTAATGACCGCTGGATCTGAGAACGCTAAATATGTGGGCATCGGCCTCATCGGAGTGGAGCTGATCGGCTTCATCTTTGCCTGTTGCCTGGCCAACAATGTGCGTAACTACAAGCGCCGGAACGCCTACTAA